A region of the Conyzicola lurida genome:
GACACCGTGATCTGGTCGAGCTGGTGGATGTCGGTCAGATGCGTGCCGCCGCAGGGGATGTCGGTGCGGCCGCCCTGCAGCTCGCAGACCCAGGTGCGCCGGGCCGACAGCTCGGGGGCGTCCCGCTCGATGCGGATCGCGCCGCCCGCGCTGCGCCACTGCTCGAGCAGGGTGTTCGCCCGCAGCTCGACGGCCGCGAGGTCGTCGAGCGTGGCGGGCGTGAAGCCCTTCTTCCGCAGCGACTTGCCGATGCGGTACACGTCGACCGAACCGTTCGCGTCAATGCGCGAGGTCGCGATGGCGAGCGCGTCGAAGGCGGGGTTGCCGAGCGCGTCGGTCGCGACGGGCTTGGTCCACGCGTCCGCGAGCGCGGCGTCGAGGGCGAGCGAGGCGAGGTGGCACGCGGTGTGCCCGGCCGAGAGCGCCCGCCGGTACTCGCCGTCGACCCGGATCTCGACCGTGTCACCGACCGCGGGCCCCGGCCCGTCGACGATGTGCGCGACGACGAAGATCCAGCCCTCGGTGCCGCCGCGAACGGGCAGGTCTCGGCCGAGATACAGAACTCCCTCGTGGATGACGCCGGTGACGGCATCCCGAATCTCGAACTCGTCGCTTCCCGAGACGAGCACCCCGTGGTCGGCCGGCTGGTCCGGCCACGCGGTATCGACGGGGTGGAACGCGGTCTCGTCGAGAACGACCGCCGCGCGGCCGTCGGCCCGTGGTTCGATGTGCAGCACCGTTCCGGTCGACGTCAGCGCGCCATCCGGGTACGTCACTCGGGTATCGGAGGTGGGGAGAGCCATGCTCTCAGGGTAGACGGGCGTCCCGGTAGCTTCCGGTTTGGTGGTGCTATCTTTACCTCTTCCCAACGAGGGCCGCCTGCCACCGTGGCGTCCCCGGACCGACGTCGAGGAGCATCCGATGACACAGCGCTACCTCCTAGCCCGCCTGGGCGGCGCACGCGTCGACACCGTGGCGACGTCGGCGGCCGACCGCCAGTTCTCCGTCGCCATGGCGAGCATCATGCTCATCACCGCGACCGTCGGCGGCATCTCGCTCTGGTTCGGGCTCACCACCGCGCTGCATCTGAACGGCTGGGTCGCGTTGCCGATCGCCCTCGCCTGGCTCGTCGCCATCTACGTGATCGACCGCACCTTCACCATGCAGCTCGTGAAGCAGGACCGCTGGTACAAGAACGTGCTGATGGCCGTGCCCCGGCTCCTGTTCGCCGCTGTCATCGGTGTCATCGTCTCCACCCCGGTCACCCTCGAGGTATTCGCCCCCGAGATCGAGACGCAGCTGCTCGTCATGCAGGGCGAAGCGCGCGACGCCTACAACGAGCAGCTCGAGAAGGATCCGGTGCTCGCGACCGAGGACGACCTGCGCGCGACGATCGCCGAGAAGCAGGCAATCCTCGAACAGACGCAGCCCGACCCCACGACCGACCCGGCCTACGCGGCAGCCAAAGCAGCGTCCGACGCGGCGGCTATCGAGGCAAAGGCGGCGTCCGACGCGGTCGTCGCGGAATCGAACGGCACCGGCGGCTCCGGCATCATCGGCGTCGGACCCCGCGTGCAGATCGCCCAGCAGGCGAACGAGATCGCGCAGGCCAAATACGCCGCGCTGCAGCAGAAGACCGACGAAGCGCTCGCCGCCGCGCAGGGCAACCTCGCCGGCTCGCTCGTGACCGCGCAGGCGCAGGCGGAGATCGACGTCGCCGACGCACGCGACGACCTCGAGGTCGTGCTCGACCGCAAGGAGCAGCTCCAGGCCGAGAACGACGCCGCGGTCGCCTCGAGCGACGGCTTCCTCAACCGTCTCACCGCCCTCGAGCGCCTGGGAGCGTCGAGCCCGTCCGCGGCCACCGCGCACTGGCTGCTCTTCGGCTTCTTCTTCCTCCTCGAGATCCTGCCCGTCTCGATCAAGCTGCTTCGGCTCTGGTTCAACCGTTCGGTGGTCGACGAGGCAGGCAGAATGCAGGATGACGCGACGCTCGAGATCGCGCGACTGGAATCCCAATCGCGCATCGACGAGGCCGCAGCGACCGCCACACTGCACCGTCGAGGCCTCGACGCCCGCATCGCCGTCGGCACCGATCGCGAGGAGCATCGCGAGCGCGCCGGCCTCCTGCGCAACGAGATGGCGGACCGCGACGCGCAACCGCGGCCGGCCGCGTCCACCCCCGCCGAGATCGAAGGCATCCGCACGCCGTAAAGGTTGACTCCACGCCGGCGACGGGACCACACTCAAGCGTGACAAAAAACGCCGCTGCCGCCCGCTACCCCTCGTCGTGGGCCGCCTTCGTCGGCATTTCCGGTCAGATCTTCATGGCGCTCGCCGTGCTGCTCGGCGCCGCCGGACTCGTCATCTATCTCTCGGGCAACGAGCTCGCACTAATGCTGATTATCGTCGGCTTCGGCGTGTTCGTCTCGGCAATCGGGCTTCTCACTGCCGCGAGGGGCGCTCGCTAACCAAGGAGTAGTGCGCATGGGAATCACCCAGTTCGACCACGTCGGAGTCACCGTGCGCGACCTCGACCTGGTTACCGACTTCTTCGTCGCACTCGGCCTCGAGATCGAGGGCCGCCAGTTCGTCGAGGGCGAGTTCATCGACACCGTCATCGCGATCCCCGACTCCCGCACCGAAATCGTCATGCTGAAAGCGCCGGGCGGCGGAACCGGGGTGGAGCTGTCGAGCTTCGTCCGCCCCGATCCCGTGGAAGGGTCTCCCGCGGCGGAGGCGAACGAGCTGGGGCTGCGCAGCCTGGCGTTCCAGGTCGACGACATCGACGCGCAGGTCGAGCGCGTGGCCGAAGAGGGCTACGGCCTGGTCGGCGGCATCGGGCAGTACGAGAACATCTGGCGCATGGCCTACGTACGCGGGCCCGAGGGGATCATCGTCGCGCTGGCCGAGCGCATCGGCTGACGCGCCCGCGGCGGTTGCCGCAGCTCTATCGCGTGCCTACTCTGGAGCCGTGTCCAGAATCTTCGGAACCCCGTTCGCCTCCGTGTACCCGCTCTATGTCACGAAGGTGGAGCGCAAGGGTAGGACGAAGGCCGAACTCGACCGGGTGATCACCTGGCTGACCGGCTTCGACGGGGCCGCGCTGCAACGTCACATCGACGAGGGCACCACGTTCGAGCAGTTCTTCGCCGAGGCTCCCATGAACCCGAACGCTGCTCTCATCACGGGCGTCGTGTGCGGCATCCGCGTGGAAAATATCGAGGACCCGCTCATGCAGCAGATTCGCTATCTGGACAAGGTGGTCGACGAGCTGGCGAAGGGCAAGGCGTTGGAGAAGATCCTGCGAACACCCGTCGCGGCCGTCGCCCCGTAGGCGACAGCCGCGACAACACGGGGTTCGATCAGCCGGCGTTGTGCAGAACGCCGCCGACGACGACGCCGAACAGGGTCGACCAGAGCACGATGGCGATGGCCTGCCAGAACAGCACGCGGGCCTTGTGTACGCCGACGCCCACGAGCATCGTCGAGGTGAACTGCGTCGGCAGCAGCAGGGGGCCGAGCAGGCTCACGCCGGGAACGCCGTAGCGGTCGAGCGCGCGCTGGAACTTCGCCTTGCGGGCGGCCTTGCGGTCGGAGACGGCGTAGTCGTCCTCCATCGCGCGCAGCGACTCGTCGGCCGATACCAACCGCGTACCGCCGGTGGCGGGCACCGTCTCGCGCACGCTGCGACGGTTGACGATCGCCGACCGGGCACCCGAGCTCAGCAGAACGAGCACGAGCACCGACAGGAAGTT
Encoded here:
- a CDS encoding DUF2200 family protein; its protein translation is MSRIFGTPFASVYPLYVTKVERKGRTKAELDRVITWLTGFDGAALQRHIDEGTTFEQFFAEAPMNPNAALITGVVCGIRVENIEDPLMQQIRYLDKVVDELAKGKALEKILRTPVAAVAP
- a CDS encoding VOC family protein — translated: MGITQFDHVGVTVRDLDLVTDFFVALGLEIEGRQFVEGEFIDTVIAIPDSRTEIVMLKAPGGGTGVELSSFVRPDPVEGSPAAEANELGLRSLAFQVDDIDAQVERVAEEGYGLVGGIGQYENIWRMAYVRGPEGIIVALAERIG
- a CDS encoding small multidrug efflux protein, which gives rise to MDLIATFQDLVAQVPEFVQPLIVALAGAVPFVEGEGATTIGIIGGLNPVVAVVSAAIGNFLSVLVLVLLSSGARSAIVNRRSVRETVPATGGTRLVSADESLRAMEDDYAVSDRKAARKAKFQRALDRYGVPGVSLLGPLLLPTQFTSTMLVGVGVHKARVLFWQAIAIVLWSTLFGVVVGGVLHNAG
- a CDS encoding metal-dependent hydrolase, which translates into the protein MALPTSDTRVTYPDGALTSTGTVLHIEPRADGRAAVVLDETAFHPVDTAWPDQPADHGVLVSGSDEFEIRDAVTGVIHEGVLYLGRDLPVRGGTEGWIFVVAHIVDGPGPAVGDTVEIRVDGEYRRALSAGHTACHLASLALDAALADAWTKPVATDALGNPAFDALAIATSRIDANGSVDVYRIGKSLRKKGFTPATLDDLAAVELRANTLLEQWRSAGGAIRIERDAPELSARRTWVCELQGGRTDIPCGGTHLTDIHQLDQITVSLATNDIDGARELTMTTSTR
- a CDS encoding DUF4407 domain-containing protein, which produces MTQRYLLARLGGARVDTVATSAADRQFSVAMASIMLITATVGGISLWFGLTTALHLNGWVALPIALAWLVAIYVIDRTFTMQLVKQDRWYKNVLMAVPRLLFAAVIGVIVSTPVTLEVFAPEIETQLLVMQGEARDAYNEQLEKDPVLATEDDLRATIAEKQAILEQTQPDPTTDPAYAAAKAASDAAAIEAKAASDAVVAESNGTGGSGIIGVGPRVQIAQQANEIAQAKYAALQQKTDEALAAAQGNLAGSLVTAQAQAEIDVADARDDLEVVLDRKEQLQAENDAAVASSDGFLNRLTALERLGASSPSAATAHWLLFGFFFLLEILPVSIKLLRLWFNRSVVDEAGRMQDDATLEIARLESQSRIDEAAATATLHRRGLDARIAVGTDREEHRERAGLLRNEMADRDAQPRPAASTPAEIEGIRTP